Proteins found in one Elephas maximus indicus isolate mEleMax1 chromosome 11, mEleMax1 primary haplotype, whole genome shotgun sequence genomic segment:
- the CIC gene encoding protein capicua homolog isoform X3, which yields MKPMKKTCTGLLGPGSGGGRSPPATRAKALRRRGAGEGDKPEEEEDETQQQQQPGPEEAEEGEEEETAERGPGLEGPPLELHPDDPTPGAAEDPKGEGEAGRWEPSLSRKTATFKSRAPKKKYVEEHGAGSGGVAGAPDERARTPEEASTLGLPPRPPTSTRSSSTDTASEHSADLEDEPMEACGPGPWPPRASTGSYDLRQLRSQRVLARRGDGLFQPAVVRQVRRSQDLGVQFPGDRALTFYEGVPGGGVDVVLDATPPPGALAVGTAVCTSVEPGVATYREGVVVEVATKPAAYKVRLSPGPSSQPGPPPTLPQPPHREPEEAVWVARSSLRLLRPPWEPEALPRKPTTGPEEEQAEPGVTLPSCPAALDPKQPEDAEVSKISFGSNLGTCEEGEEKHPPALGTPALLPLPPPQLLSPPPKSPAFTGPGRPGEQPSPCQEGSQGGSRSSSVASLEKGAAPAARARTPLTAAQQKYKKGDVVCTPNGIRKKFNGKQWRRLCSRDGCMKESQRRGYCSRHLSMRTKEMEGLADSGPGGAGRPAGVAAREGSTEFDWGDETSRDSEASSVAARGDSRPRLVAPADLSRFEFDECEAAVMLVSLGSSRSGTPSFSPVSTQSPFSPAPSPSPSPLFGFRPANFSPINASPVIQRTAVRSRHLSASTPKAGVLTPPDLGPHPPPPAPRERHSSGILPTFQTNLTFTVPISPGRRKPELLPHPGALGAPGTGGGGAAPDFPKNDSLDSGVDSVSHTPTPSTPAGFRAVSPAVPFSRSRQPSPLLLLPPPAGLTSDPGPSVRRVPAVQRDSPVIVRNPDVPLPSKFPGEAGIASEARTGGPGRGCRETPAPAGAASGKPGLPPPLPAPVPITVPPAAPTAVAQPMPTFGLASSPFQPVAFHPSPAALLPVLVPSSYTSHPAPKKEVIMGRPGTVWTNVEPRSVAVFPWHSLVPFLAPSQPDPSVQPSEAQQPASHPVASNQSKEPAESAAVAHEQTPGGTGSADPGRPPAATCPESPGPGPLHTLGVVEPGKGPPPATEEEASGPPGESRLDSETESDHDDAFLSIMSPEIQLPLPPGKRRTQSLSALPKERDSSSEKDGRSPNKREKDHIRRPMNAFMIFSKRHRALVHQRHPNQDNRTVSKILGEWWYALGPKEKQKYHDLAFQVKEAHFKAHPDWKWCNKDRKKSSSEAKPASLGLAGGHKETRERSMSETGTAAAPGVSSELLSVAAQTLLSSDPKAPGSGSCGAERLHTVGGPGSARPRAFSHSGVHSLDGGEADSQALQELTQMVSGPVSYSGPKPSTQYGAPGPFTAPGEGGALAASGRPPLLPTRASRSQRVASEDMTSDEERMVICEEEGDDDVIADDGFSTTDIDLKCKERVTDSESGDSSGEDPEGSKGFGRKVFSPVIHSSFTHCRPPLDPEPPGPPDPPVAFGKGYGPTPSSSSSSPASASTSAATSFSLGSGTFKAQESGQGSTAGPLRPPPPGAGGPVTPSKPTRFLPTDPATFRRKRPESVGSLEPPGPSVISAPPSGGGNILQTLVLPPNKEDREGSRARMPSAPAPSLAYGAPAAPLSRPAATMVTNVVRPVSSTPVPIASKPFPTSSRAEASPNDTAGARTETGTGSRAPGGSPLGVSLVYSDKKSAAATSPAPHLVAGPLLGTVGKAPATVTNLLVGTPGYGAPAPPAVQFIAQGAPGSGATSGSGTGAGSGPNGPVPLGILQPGALGKAGGITQVQYILPTLPQQLQVAPAPAAAPGTKVAAPSAPAPTTSIRFTLPPGTSTNGKVLAATAPTPGIPILQSVPSAPPPKAQSVSPVQAPPPGGSAQLLPGKVLVPLAAPSVSVRGGGAAQPLPLVSPPFSVPVQNGAQPPSKIIQLTPVPVSTPSGLVPPLSPATLPGPTSQPQKVLLPSSTRITYVQSAGGHALPLGTSPASSQAGTVTSYGPTSSVALGFTSLGPSGPAFVQPLLSAGQTPLLAPGQVGVSPVPSPQLPPACATPGGPVITAFYPGSPAPTSSAPLAQPSQAPPGLVYTVATSTTTPAAAILPKGLPAPATATPAPTSPFPSATGSMTYSLVAPKAQRPTPKAPQKVKAAIASIPVGSFEAGAPGRPGPAPRQPLDPGPAREPTAPESELEGQPTTPAPPPPPETWASTARSSPPLPLPVEERTSTKGPEATASKFPSSSSEWRVPGLGLESRGEPPTPPSPAPAPVSCGIIGSSEGNSGRAAGDTPERKEVASTGKKVKVRPPPLKKTFDSVDNRVLSEVDFEERFAELPEFRPEEVLPSPTLQSLATSPRAILGSYRKKRKNSTDLDSAPEDPTSPKRKMRRRSSCSSEPNTPKSAKCEGDIFTFDRTGTDAEDVLGELEYEKVPYSSLRRTLDQRRALVMQLFQDHGFFPSAQATAAFQARYADIFPSKVCLQLKIREVRQKIMQAATPTEQPPGAEAPLPGPPSTGTAAAPAPTPSPAVGPDPNSPGSDSGSAPAAPPLPPPPELGPGQPGWEGAPQASPPPSGSSTAATGR from the exons ATGAAGCCAATGAAGAAGACATGCACTGGCCTTCTGGGTCCTGGCAGTGGCGGCGGCAGGTCCCCACCAGCCACCAGGGCCAAAGCCCTGAGGCGGCGAGGGGCTGGGGAAGGTGACAAgccagaggaggaggaagacgagacgcaacagcagcagcagccagggccagaagaagctgaagagggtgaggaggaggagACAGCTGAGCGGGGCCCTGGGCTAGAAGGGCCACCCCTGGAGCTGCACCCTGATGACCCGACCCCAGGCGCAGCCGAGGAccccaagggagaaggagaggcagGCCGCTGGGAGCCCTCACTCAGCCGCAAGACAGCCACGTTCAAGTCTCGAGCGCCTAAGAAGAAGTACGTGGAGGAACATGGGGCTGGCAGCGGCGGGGTTGCTGGGGCGCCTGACGAGCGGGCGCGGACACCCGAGGAGGCTAGCACCCTGGGTTTGCCTCCACGACCACCCACCTCCACTCGCTCCTCTTCTACAGACACGGCCAGTGAGCACTCAGCTGACCTGGAGGATGAGCCTATGGAGGCCTGTGGGCCTGGGCCCTGGCCCCCCAGGGCCAGCACTGGCAGCTATGACCTGCGGCAGCTGCGGTCCCAGCGGGTACTGGCTCGGCGTGGCGATGGCCTCTTCCAGCCGGCGGTGGTGCGCCAGGTGCGCCGAAGCCAGGACCTGGGCGTGCAGTTCCCTGGTGACCGGGCCCTGACTTTCTACGAGGGGGTGCCAGGCGGTGGTGTAGATGTGGTTCTAGATGCCACGCCACCACCAGGTGCGCTGGCAGTGGGCACGGCTGTTTGTACCAGTGTGGAGCCTGGCGTGGCTACCTACCGTGAGGGGGTAGTAGTGGAGGTGGCCACCAAGCCAGCTGCCTACAAGGTCCGCCTCAGCCCTGGCCCCAGCTCCCAGCCAGGCCCTCCACCTACCCTACCGCAGCCCCCACACCGCGAACCTGAGGAGGCTGTGTGGGTGGCCCGCTCCAGCCTGCGCCTGCTGCGGCCCCCCTGGGAACCCGAGGCCCTGCCGAGGAAGCCCACCACAGGCCCTGAGGAGGAGCAGGCTGAGCCCGGGGTCACCCTGCCGTCTTGCCCTGCTGCCCTGGATCCCAAGCAACCCGAGGATGCTGAGGTATCCAAGATCAGCTTTGGCAGCAACCTGGGGACTTGTGAAGAGGGTGAAGAGAAGCATCCGCCAGCCTTAGGCACCCCAGCCTTGCTCCCCCTGCCTCCGCCCCAGCTCCTCTCACCACCCCCCAAGTCTCCAGCCTTCACAGGCCCAGGCCGCCCTGGAGAGCAGCCCTCGCCCTGCCAGGAGGGGAGCCAGGGTGGCAGTCGGAGCAGTAGTGTGGCCTCCCTAGAGAAGGGGGCAGCACCAGCGGCCCGGGCTCGCACACCATTGACAGCTGCCCAGCAGAAGTACAAGAAGGGTGACGTGGTCTGTACACCCAATGGAATCCGCAAGAAGTTCAATGGCAAGCAGTGGCGTAGGCTGTGCTCTCGAGATGGCTGCATGAAGGAGTCGCAGCGGCGAGGCTACTGCTCACGCCACTTGTCCATGCGAACCAAGGAGATGGAGGGCCTGGCAGACAGTGGGCCAGGCGGGGCTGGGCGGCCAGCTGGCGTGGCAGCCCGGGAGGGCAGCACTGAGTTTGACTGGGGTGATGAGACGTCGAGGGACAGTGAGGCCAGCAGCGTGGCAGCCCGGGGAGACTCACGACCACGCCTGGTGGCCCCTGCTGATCTGTCCCGCTTTGAGTTCGATGAGTGTGAGGCGGCTGTGATGCTGGTGTCACTGGGCAGCTCGCGCTCAGGCACACCCTCCTTCTCCCCCGTCTCTACGCAGTCACCATTCTCACCTGCCCCGTCACCCTCACCCTCGCCGCTCTTCGGCTTCCGCCCCGCTAACTTCAGCCCCATCAACGCCTCCCCGGTCATCCAACGCACTGCCGTTCGCAGTCGCCATCTGAGCGCCAGCACCCCTAAGGCTGGTGTGCTGACGCCACCAGACCTGGGCCCCCATCCGCCACCACCTGCCCCACGGGAGCGCCATTCCTCCGGCATCCTGCCCACCTTCCAGACCAACCTGACCTTTACTGTGCCCATCAGCCCTGGGCGGCGGAAGCCAGAGCTGCTGCCCCACCCAGGGGCGCTGGGGGCCCCTGGCACCGGGGGTGGAGGAGCTGCCCCAGACTTCCCCAAGAATGACAGCCTAGACTCTGGTGTGGACTCGGTGTCCCACACCCCTACACCCTCCACGCCAGCCGGCTTTCGGGCTGTGTCACCTGCTGTGCCCTTCTCCCGTTCCCGTCAGCCCTCGCCATTGCTGCTGCTGCCCCCACCTGCTGGCCTGACCTCAGATCCAGGGCCCTCTGTGCGCAGAGTGCCTGCGGTACAGCGGGACTCCCCCGTCATTGTCCGCAACCCTGATGTACCACTGCCCTCCAAATTTCCTGGGGAGGCAGGCATTGCCAGTGAAGCCCGGACTGGGGGACCTGGGCGGGGGTGCCGTGAGACCCCAGCACCTGCCGGGGCAGCCAGTGGGAAGCCTGGCCTGCCCCCACCCCTACCGGCCCCTGTGCCCATCACCGTGCCTCCAGCTGCACCGACTGCCGTAGCCCAGCCGATGCCCACCTTTGGCCTGGCTTCTTCGCCCTTCCAGCCTGTGGCCTTCCACCCCTCACCTGCTGCCCTGTTGCCTGTCCTGGTGCCCAGCAGCTACACCAGCCATCCTGCCCCCAAGAAGGAAGTCATCATGGGCCGGCCTGGGACAG TGTGGACAAATGTGGAACCTCGCTCTGTGGCCGTGTTCCCCTGGCACTCCTTAGTCCCCTTCCTGGCCCCCAGCCAGCCTGACCCCTCCGTACAGCCAAGCGAGGCCCAGCAACCCGCCAGCCACCCAGTGGCCTCCAACCAGAGCAAAG AACCTGCTGAGTCGGCAGCTGTTGCTCATGAGCAGACACCTGGTGGGACAGGAAGTGCTGACCCTGGGCGGCCCCCTGCAGCCACATGCCCTGAGAGCCCAGGGCCCGGACCCCTACACACACTGGGGGTGGTGGAACCTGGCAAGGGTCCCCCTCCCGCTACTGAGGAGGAGGCCTCTGGCCCCCCAGGAGAATCCCGGCTGGACAGTGAGACGGAGAGTGACCATGACGATGC CTTTCTCTCCATCATGTCCCCTGAGATCCAGTTGCCTCTGCCACCTGGAAAACGCCGGACTCAGTCCCTCAGTGCTCTGCCCAAAGAACGGGACTCATCTTCTGAGAAGGATGGACGCAGCCCCAACaag CGGGAGAAGGACCATATCCGGCGGCCCATGAATGCCTTTATGATCTTCAGCAAGCGACACCGGGCCCTGGTCCACCAGCGTCACCCAAACCAGGACAACCGGACTGTCAGCAAGATCCTAGGCGAATGGTGGTATGCCCTGGGGCCTAAGGAGAAGCAGAAGTACCATGACCTGGCCTTCCAG GTGAAGGAGGCCCACTTCAAGGCCCACCCAGACTGGAAGTGGTGCAACAAGGACCGAAAGAAGTCCAGTTCAGAGGCCAAGCCCGCTAGCCTAGGGCTGGCTGGAGGGCACAAGGAGACCCGGGAGCGGAGCATGTCAGAGACAGGCACTGCTGCTGCCCCTGGAG TGTCATCGGAACTCCTGTCTGTGGCAGCCCAGACACTTTTGAGCTCGGACCCCAAGGCTCCAGGGAGTGGTTCCTGTGGGGCAGAACGGCTGCACACAGTTGGGGGTCCTGGCTCAGCCCGACCCCGCGCCTTCTCCCACAGTGGGGTCCATAGCCTGGATGGcggagaagcagacagccaggcaCTGCAGGAACTGACTCAG ATGGTATCCGGCCCAGTGTCCTACTCTGGCCCAAAGCCCAGCACCCAGTATGGGGCTCCAGGCCCCTTCACAGCTCCTGGCGAGGGGGGTGCCCTGGCGGCCAGTGGACGGCCCCCCCTGCTGCCCACTCGAGCCTCTCGTTCCCAGCGGGTTGCCAGTGAGGACATGACCAGTGACGAGGAGCGCATGGTCATCTGTGAGGAAGAAGGGGATGATGATGTCATTG ctgaCGATGGCTTCAGCACCACTGACATTGATCTGAAGTGCAAGGAGCGGGTGACTGACAGCGAAAGTGGAGACAGCTCTGGGGAGGACCCCGAGGGCAGCAAG GGCTTTGGCCGGAAGGTGTTCTCACCTGTGATCCATTCCTCCTTCACACACTGCCGTCCGCCCCTGGACCCTGAGCCCCCCGGGCCCCCGGATCCACCTGTAGCCTTTGGCAAGGGCTACGGCCCCACCCCGTCGTCCTCCTCATCTTCGCCTGCCTCTGCCTCAACCTCTGCAGCCACCTCCTTCTCCCTGGGCTCAGGAACCTTCAAGGCCCAGGAGTCAGGGCAAGGCAGCACAGCAGGCCCCCTACGGCCCCCGCCCCCTGGGGCTGGGGGACCAGTGACACCTTCCAAGCCCACCCGGTTCCTTCCAACGGATCCTGCCACCTTCCGACGCAAGAGACCTGAAAGTGTGGGGAGCCTGGAGCCACCAGGCCCCTCAGTTATTTCGGCACCTCCCAGTGGGGGAGGAAACATTCTGCAGACACTGGTCCTGCCCCCAAATAAGGAGGACCGGGAGGGCAGCAGAGCCCGCATGCCCTCGGCCCCTGCTCCATCGCTGGCCTACGGGGCCCCAGCAGCCCCCCTGTCCCGCCCAGCCGCCACCATGGTCACCAACGTGGTGCGGCCTGTCAGCAGCACTCCTGTGCCCATTGCCTCTAAGCCCTTCCCCACCTCCAGCCGGGCTGAAGCGTCTCCAAATGACACGGCAGGTGCCAGGACTGAGACGGGCACTGGGTCCCGGGCTCCTGGGGGCTCCCCGCTGGGTGTCAGCTTAGTGTATTCAGACAAGAAGTCGGCAGCAGCCACCTCACCAGCCCCACACTTGGTGGCTGGGCCCCTGCTGGGCACTGTGGGAAAGGCACCTGCCACTGTTACCAACCTGCTGGTGGGCACCCCAGGCTATGGGGCCCCCGCACCCCCTGCTGTCCAGTTCATtgcccaaggagcccctggcagtgGGGCCACTTCAGGCTCTGGAACAGGTGCTGGGAGTGGCCCCAATGGGCCAGTGCCCCTGGGTATCTTGCAGCCAGGTGCCCTGGGCAAGGCTGGGGGAATCACCCAGGTGCAGTATATCCTGCCCACATTGCCCCAGCAGCTTCAGGTGGCACCTGCCCCAGCAGCAGCCCCTGGGACCAAGGTAGCAGCTCCCAGCGCCCCTGCACCCACCACCAGCATCCGTTTCACGCTCCCACCGGGCACCTCCACCAACGGCAAGGTCCTGGCTGCCACTGCACCCACTCCTGGCATCCCCATCCTGCAGTCTGTACCTTCTGCTCCACCCCCCAAAG CCCAGTCGGTGTCTccggtgcaggccccacccccggGTGGCTCAGCCCAGCTGCTGCCTGGGAAGGTACTAGTGCCCCTGGCGGCCCCTAGTGTGTCCGTGCGGGGTGGAGGTGCCGCCCAGCCACTGCCCTTGGTGAGCCCGCCCTTCTCGGTACCTGTGCAGAATGGTGCCCAGCCGCCCAGTAAG ATCATCCAGCTGACTCCAGTGCCAGTGAGCACACCCAGTGGCCTGGTGCCACCCCTGAGCCCAGCCACATTACCTGGACCCACCTCTCAGCCCCAGAAGGTCCTCCTGCCCTCCTCCACCAG GATCACCTACGTTCAGTCAGCAGGCGGGCACGCACTGCCCCTGGGTACCAGCCCTGCATCCAGCCAGGCTGGAACGGTCACCTCATACGGGCCCACGAGCTCTGTAGCCCTAGGCTTCACCTCGCTGGGGCCCAGTGGCCCTGCCTTCGTGCAGCCCCTACTCTCAG CAGGCCAAACCCCACTGCTGGCTCCCGGCCAGGTGGGCGTGTCACCTGTGCCCAGCCCCCAGCTGCCTCCTGCCTGTGCCACCCCTGGAGGGCCCGTCATCACAGCATTTTACCCTGGCAGCCCTGCACCCACCTCCTCAGCACCCCTGGCCCAGCCCTCCCAGGCCCCCCCAGGCCTGGTCTACACTGtggccaccagcaccaccacccctGCTGCTGCCATCTTGCCCAAGGGCCTTCCGGCCCCTGCCACTGCCACCCCAGCCCCCACCAGCCCCTTTCCTAGTGCCACAG GCTCCATGACCTACAGCTTAGTGGCCCCCAAGGCCCAGCGGCCAACCCCCAAGGCCCCTCAGAAAGTGAAGGCGGCCATCGCCAGCATTCCCGTGGGTTCCTTTGAGGCAGGTGCCCCTGGGCGGCCTGGTCCTGCGCCCCGGCAGCCACTGGATCCTGGCCCAGCCCGCGAGCCAACTGCCCCTGAGTCTGAGCTTGAGGGGCAGCCTACAACTCCAGCCCCTCCACCACCCCCCGAGACCTGGGCTTCAACAGCCCGGAGCAGCCCCCCGCTGCCCTTGCCTGTTGAGGAGCGGACCAGCACCAAGGGTCCTGAGGCCACG GCCAGCAAATTCCCCAGCTCATCCTCAGAGTGGCGCGTCCCCGGCCTGGGCCTGGAGAGTCGTGGGGAGCCTCCCACCCCTCCCAGCCCAGCGCCGGCTCCAGTCTCTTGTGGCATCATCGGCAGCAGTGAGGGCAACAGCGGGAGGGCGGCTGGGGATACCCCTGAGCGCAAGGAGGTGGCTAGTACCGGCAAGAAGGTGAAGGTGCGGCCCCCGCCCCTGAAGAAGACCTTTGACTCTGTGGACAA CAGGGTCCTGTCAGAGGTGGACTTTGAAGAGCGCTTTGCTGAGCTGCCTGAATTTCGGCCTGAGGAGGTgctgccctctcccaccctgcagTCTCTGGCCACCTCCCCCCGGGCCATCTTGGGCTCCTACCGCAAGAAGAGAAAGAACTCCACCG ACCTGGACTCGGCACCCGAGGACCCCACCTCGCCCAAGCGCAAGATGAGAAGACGCTCCAGCTGCAGCTCTGAGCCCAACACCCCCAAGAGTGCCAAGTGTGAGGGAGACATCTTCACCTTTGACCGTACAG GTACGGATGCTGAGGATGTGCTTGGGGAGCTGGAGTACGAGAAGGTGCCGTACTCGTCACTGCGGCGTACCCTGGACCAGCGCCGGGCCCTGGTCATGCAGCTTTTCCAGGACCATGGCTTTTTCCCCTCAG CCCAGGCCACAGCAGCCTTCCAGGCCCGCTACGCAGACATCTTCCCCTCTAAGGTCTGTCTGCAGCTGAAGATCCGTGAGGTGCGCCAGAAGATCATGCAGGCGGCTACTCCCACGGAGCAGCCCCCAGGGGCCGAGGCCCCCCTCCCCGGACCGCCCTCCACTGGCACCGCTGCTGCCCCTGCTCCCACGCCCAGCCCTGCTGTGGGCCCTGACCCCAACTCACCTGGCTCGGACTCTGGCTCGGCCCCGGCTGccccaccactgcctccaccccCAGAGCTGGGGCCCGGACAGCCTGGCTGGGAGGGGGCCCCCCAggcctcccctccaccctctggCTCTTCCACAGCTGCCACAGGCAGGTGA